In a genomic window of Balaenoptera ricei isolate mBalRic1 chromosome 3, mBalRic1.hap2, whole genome shotgun sequence:
- the NRTN gene encoding neurturin, with product MQRWKAAALASVLCSSVLSIWMCREGLLLSHRLGPALAPLRRLPRTLDARIARLAQYRALLQGAPDAVELRELTPWAGRSPGPRRRAGPRRRRARARSGTRPCGLRELEVRVSELGLGYASDETVLFRYCAGACEAAARVYDLGLRRLRQRRRVRRERVRAQPCCRPTAYEDEVSFLDTHSRYHTVHELSARECACV from the exons ATGCAGCGCTGGAAGGCGGCGGCCTTGGCCTCGGTGCTCTGCAGCTCCGTGCTCTCCATCTGGATGTGTCGGGAAGGCCTGCTCCTCAGCCACCGCCTCGGACCCGCGCTTGCCCCGCTGCGCCGGCTGCCTCGCACCCTGGACGCCCGAATCGCCCGCCTGGCCCAGT ACCGTGCACTGCTGCAAGGCGCCCCGGACGCGGTGGAGCTTCGCGAACTGACACCCTGGGCCGGGAGGTCCCCGGGTCCGCGCCGTCGGGCGGGGCCCCGGCGGCGGCGCGCGCGTGCGCGGTCGGGGACCCGGCCGTGCGGGCTGCGGGAGCTCGAGGTGCGCGTGAGCGAGCTGGGCCTGGGCTACGCGTCGGACGAGACCGTGCTGTTCCGCTACTGCGCAGGCGCGTGCGAGGCGGCCGCGCGCGTCTACGACCTGGGGCTGCGGCGCCTGCGCCAGCGGCGGCGAGTGCGGCGAGAGCGGGTGCGGGCGCAGCCCTGCTGCCGCCCGACGGCCTACGAGGACGAGGTGTCCTTCCTGGACACGCACAGTCGCTACCACACGGTCCACGAGCTGTCGGCGCGCGAGTGCGCCTGCGTGTGA